agagagagagggaggtgccCCTAGGCTCgagctcacaactctgagatcatgacctgcgccaaaatcaagagtcagacgctgaaccaactgggccacccaggcgccccaatcttttgtccatttttaagttGGGCTTCTTAATCTTTGAAATAGAGCCACAAAGATTTGTTGACTGATTAGAAGTTcacaggaagggaaagaaaggacttGATCATACCCCCCATGGTATTTAGTTTAAGTTATTCAACTATGGGGTTCCTATTAAGTGGAGAAGTAGTGTTGGAGAGAAGATCAGAAGTTTGATTGGAAACATATGAAGTTTGACATGCTTGTCAGATGTCTCAAGTAAGCTGTTAGATTTCGGGACTTGGGATTCAGAGGACAGGCACAAGCCCGAAGACAAAGAGGGGGGGTCATCAGCACATAGATGGTACAGAGAGCCATGGAACTAGACAGATCAAGAGAGGAGGGAGTGTAGATAGAGGTGTCCGGGGACTAAATTCTGGACGCTCCAAAGTTAAGAGGTCAGGAAAATAACGTGGAAGCAGCAATAATATTGAGACAGAGTGGCCGCTAATAGGGAAAATCGGAGAGTGCAACCTCCCACAAACCACGTGAAGAGTGTTCCTAAGGAGGCCAGCGTCTCAAATGCTGCTGACAAGTTTCAGGGCTAAGGACTGTCCCTTGGATTTAGTAGTGTGGAGAGTGGACGTGGTTGGTGACCAGGACAAGTGGAGAGACACGTGTTAGCTAGAAACTTGAGCATTTCATCCAAAAGCGTAAGAGGGAAGGCCAAGTTCCCAGGCCCGGCTCCTGTGCACAAGAGAGCGCTCACAAGCTGTAATTTGCGTTGTGAGGAATCACTGAGGGCTTTGTGCAGACGTACATTCAGGTGCAACGGCTCTGAGATGGGGGGGTGCGTTTTTGTACTTGCTCCCAGGTCTGGCTGATGCCGCGATGCCAGGGCCTCGCTGTGAGGTAGTCAATCTATCTgtaatttcttttcaaagtacAGATCAGACCAGGATGTAAATGGCAACAGCTCTGGGGTGACACGAGAAGACCGTCTGTGTTCTAGGGGCTTGATGTCATTCACAGCGCGGCTCAAGTCTGAGGCTTGAGAAACAGGGAGGAAACACAGGGAGCCGCGATTGTGGAGGGAAGCTTTAGCCCTGGTTTGTTTGGTGACTGCGAGAGGGAGGGGCTTTCTACGTGGAAATGCAAAGGCTGGGGCCGGGCAGACGGCCTGGGCAGAGGCCTTGAGCTGGCCCGGGAGGCTCCCGCCAGGCCCCTTTGAGAGGGACCACCACTATGTCTCCACCTCGACATATGTCATTTACCACCTGAATACACTAACGGTTCAGAATGATTCGCTGAGATAAATACCCAATAGAGGTCCTACTTAGTAATCTCCTccctcagttcatttttttttttaaagactttatttatttatttgaaagagagatcacaggtaggcagagaggcaggcagagagagggggaagcaggctccccgctgagcagagagcccgatgtggggctcgatcccaggaccctgagatctgatctgagccggaggcagaggcttaacctgctgagccacccaggcaccccttgtttttttttttttttttaataacagctttatttacTGAGCGCTAATTCCCACACCACACAATTCACCAGTTCCAAGTGTATGATCCGATGGTGTTTAGCACATTCGAGGAGCAGTGTCACCTTCGCCACAATGGatttttgaaagttttcattTCCCCCAAAAGGAACCCTCAGGACCTTTAGCCGCCGCCTTAGTTCAAATGGCACAGAAACCCACTAACAATGACTGCAAGCTCTCCGCTGGGCAATGCGTGAGAAGTCACCAAGCTGGGGGTCTAGGTGTACATCTGTCacatgaaaacaaaaccacaggcacacctgggtggctcagcggggtaagcgcttgccttcagctcaggtcatgatctcagggtcctgggatcaagtcccagatcgggctctctgctcagcggggagcctgcttcctgctccccctgcttgtgctctctctgtcaaacagataaatggaatcttaaaaaaaaaaaaaaaaaaaaaaaggaaaagttaaagaagagaaacctttaaaaacaaaataaaataaaaatctaaaaaaaccccaaaaaacaaaaaaccagaacaaaCAAAATTGTAAAGCTGCAAGTCCTGGGTCTGAGAGACACTAAGGACAAGACGAGACACCTGGTGGACTCAGAGACACCAGCACTCCACGTACACCTGGGACTTCTTTCTAGTTGGATGTGGGGGGCCATCTACCTCAGCTTGCCCGCACAGAGGAGCACTCGGGTCCCCTGCCCTGGGTAAGAGCGAAGCTGTACAGCGACTGGTCAAGGCCCAGCCGAGCCGTGGTTGGGGGCAAGAGAATGAAAGTGGGCTGCAGTTCTGTGTGCTCGGACCTCACTGGGCAGCTGTGGAAATGTCTTCATCTTTTGTTTCCACCCACCCAGGTGAATATATTCCGAAAATAGTAAGTTTTTGAATGggcaatatttaaatttattaattagaTCTATAAATTTTCTATGGCTGTTGTagatgcctgagtagctcagaaggtttaagcagctgcctttggctcaggtcatgaactcagggttctgggttctgggatggagccagggaaggggctccctgctcagcggggagcccgcttctccctctctctctgcccttcccccccggCTTATAtgcattccctctctcaaataaataaatgaaatttttaaaaaagtttctaaaaatatgtGCCTTCATTTGAAAAAGTAATGACTACTTGGAACCTATTCCTGTTTGTACCTTGTTCGTATTTTAAGAGAAAGGGTATGTCCAACGaatgcttttatctttttaattgtcCTGTAGGATGCTTGCAATCATTTAACAAAAGATACGACACAGCTTGGCTGGTTTGTCACAACTGATTTCTACCTTTGTTATAGAGTCTCCCTAGGTCTTACAGAGATGGGAGATACAAAGGCCAGGATAATTTCGAGGAAATAGTATTTGAAACTGAATTTATACACTTAGAGTCTTCAAATTCCAAAACTCTATAAACATGTAAATGTCCCTTTAAAAGCTACacggtttttatattttaaaatttaagtatttaacAAATCACTTACTTTTCAGAAAACCCGATAAAAGCCCCATGAGGGCCACAAGGTTTGGGAAGGGTCCCACGTCAGGAGAGCGGGCGACCCAGGCTGATCTCACTATCAGAGGGAGGAATCCAGAGCACTGGGCCATGCAGAGCCTCGAAACCACAGCTGAGAAACAGTTGTACCTGGAGTGGAACGAATAGGAAGTCTGGACGTTTCTGGAAGCAAACAGATATACAAGAAAACAGCCTGCAAACGACACCCCACCTGGCTCTGGCTCCATGTAGCCCTTCGTGACTGTCCgaatctctctgggcctcggaTTCTCACTTCTCAAACGCTGGCGGGGCCGTTGTGCGGGTTAAATGGGAGGTTGGAGATGAAGTGCCAGGAATCTAGCGAACGCGGTGATGAAATATccgtcccccttcctctgcctggctAACCTCATCTCAACATTCAGCCTCAGCATCACAGCCTCCGTGAAGCCCTCCCTGATCCTCCCGGGTAGGGTCAGTGTCTCTGTCCTAGCTCGTAATATCTAGACTGAGAGCTGGCCGCGTCTTTGGCACTTCCCCTGCATCTTGGCCTCGGACACGGCTGTTGATCACCTCACCGCCCCCAGCGCGGGGCCATAAAAGCAATGGACAATTGCCACCGCGGGGCATTTCCGATAACGCCCGGCAACATCTCTGCAAACCTCATTTGCAGCAGTAACGTGGATGGAATTCCGTGAAGCTGTCATCCTTTCTCCCTTTGGACTGCGGGCTCTTCTGAAAGCAAGATGACGCCTCCTATAAATCCAGGCACTTACAGTAAATAACCCtgagagatataaaaatatttgtgtaaaaTATTTTGCATGTACTGGGCAGTTATAAATAAAGCCGTCGgaccagagagaggaagacaaaatCGCCGCCCTCACAAAGGCAGTGGAGCGCGGCCAGCGGCGGGTTTCCTGGCTGGTGCTTAGAAATGGTAATGGGGAATGAAAGGCGCCTCTCATCCCAGGAAGTgctgggggagagacagagctgCAATTGTATCCAACGTTTGGTCTAAAAAAAGTAACCCGGACAAAAGGAGGGTGATGTGGGGAAAGGCACGAAGAGCCCTTCCAGATTCAGGTATAACAGCAGATGATCATGCCCTGTGCAGTGACTCCTCGTAACCAGGGCAACCAAGATCCAGGCTGCGCTTGCATTGTGCTGAATTTCTGTGCTGTGGGTTCATCTTTATTATGGGTCACGGGTAGGGAGTTTGCGGTTGTTGGAAGTGATGACACATCCGTTTGCAAAACTGCCAACACAAGGGaggagaaaaatgtgttttcctcTACCCCATCTAGCTTCTGGACTGGAGCTCTGTAAGGAAAGACAGGTTAACAAAAGGAAAGCGCTCACATTTGATACAAATTTTACATGACACAGGagccttcataaggaaatgaagcCCCAGAGAGTGCTAAGCCGGTGTGTTTTGGGGCAGGTCAGGGAGGAATGCGATAGGGCAGAAGGGGGTGGGCTAAGGGGGAAACCTAGAAAGTCCTCTTGGCTCAGATCCCCTCAGTGTCCCTACCCTGCAGAGACCAGGGATGCTCTCTTCCTTGGGTATGGGGAGGGCACCGCTCCTAGGAGGGTCTCGGGACCTGCCCCGGGGACGGAGGGAGAGGCAGCCAGTCCTCCGGGTACAGGCCCTTACTCCATTTCCTTCAGCTTCCTGGTACTCGAAGGTACCAGATTTTAGAGTGGCATTTCCTGAGCGCTGTCGCCAAGGACTTTGTCAACTGTAAAGATGCAGGGAGACCATCTAGCCTACTCTCCTTTGAACCCGGTCACGTGACAACCGGACCAGTGCTGTGGCCACCTGACTGGGTGTCTCCACACCCATCCTGGCTTCCCTCCTCTTCTCACTTAACAAAGCGGCCGGAGGTGAACTTCCGAAAGGCGCCTAAAGTTGTATCACTACGAGCTTCCCCCTTCAATGGCTTCCCTTGGAAGCAACCCAGAGTCCTTATGATGACTGACAAGGGCCCTAATGAATCCAATGGCTCTTGTGACTTCCCCTCTCGTCCTTCGTCCCCTTGCCACTATCCGTCAGCTCTGGTGGGCTCCTGcggccacccccagcccccatcttGGGGCCCCTATACTTGCCAGTTCCTGTAAACGTGATTGTAAATTAAATGAAAGCTCCTTTCCcccagaagaaattttaaaaaacccttttctGTTAGTGGGTAAGACATAGAATATGAAAGGACGATTatctatacttaaaaatataatgctGTCTCAttggctgaaagaaaaaaaaaacccacattgctATTTGCCTATGTCTGGTTCCAAAAGTCAGTCCACAGGAAATGAGAAAGACTATCCAGATTTTTACATTTTGGAGAGTGAAGGAATTTCCATTTCAAATGCTTTTATTTGTCTGCGAACGAAGTTTGCACAATTCCaacataaaaacttttttttttaaaacccctccactcacaaaaaaaacaaacaatgccACGAACACTTGGTTTTCATGTGATGTGCTCTTTTATAACCACTGAATAGTTTTTAAGATCGGACTAAGTCACATGAAACCAGTTTGTGCAACTTGAAGTTTTAGGTGACTTTGCAAGTCTCTCTTTCAAAGACTAGCATGTTACATCACAATAAGCAGGCCCAGGAAGccacagggaagggagaaaaggatatCAAAATAGAATTTACACTTGCTGGCCTCTGATTATGTCAAACCCACTTGAACACACGAACATATTTTAGTTTTAGGCACCGTCTGGGGAACTGTGTCATGAGGCAGGGAAACTGTGTATCTGGTTAGGCCTTCGGAGCTCTGACACAGGAAGTCAGGAACATGGGAGCAAAGAATTGGTGAAAATGTGTAGGTTTGGAGGGAACTACGAAGTAAACTTATTAAAACCGTAACCGTTAACATTTGACAAGTTCtcaaaagagaacaaaatctgCTATAATCACACAGAAAGCGTGTTGTGCTTAAAAAATTGCTCAGGTTGGTTCAACGCTGCAAAAGCCTGAAAGAAGGAATTCCCTCTTCATTTATTAGAGAAATGTTGGTAGATTCAAAGGCCGAGGCAACAATGGACGACCTCTGACAGATCAAGGCCTGTTTTTGCATAAACAGAATTGGCACTTCGGACCTAAAAGGGTTCAGAGCACGTGACCCCCCAAATACGCCATCCTGGCACCAAGGTCATTCTGGGCCAAAGCGAATGAGAAAAGGCAGATGCAGAAGGTGCTCTCTGCCCCAAAGGGGGACGTAAATTCCCCTTGTGAATTCTGTATCTGGAAGAAGGTAACAACCTTCTCAGGATGACAGCAAGAACGGTCTACCCAACGAACCTTACTAAGTAACCATTACGTTAACTAGTCCCCGCCATGTATGTGCCCTCCCAGTTTGCTGCCCCTATAAGCCTCAAGCCCCCTTCGTCTTGTTATTTCTCTACAAATGTATCATTCTTTCTTAAGATGCTATTATGAAAGCCCAAGTTCTAATCACCCATTTGGAATCTTCATCAGTGAGTTTCTTCTGTATGCACCGTGTCCTGCGTGTTAATGGTTTTTCTCTCGGGAATCTGTCTTTTCTCCATCTAATTTGCAGGGTCCCAGTTGCAGAGCCTAGGAGaacttttttcctcccctacggATCTAAACCACAGGCCTTGAGAATACGAAGTCTCCCTTAAATCAGAGACTCAATTTCATGCATGATTTATAGACTTGAGAGAACTTGtgcagaaaaactaaaaaataaacatacaactCTTCTGACAAGGCAGAAGGACTTGAAACAAAATTCTAACTGTGGGGTCAGAGGCTAACTTTCATGGTTTGAGGGAGAGACAAGtgaggaaagagaggggaaagtaaCAAAGCCCTGGTTATCCGACTGTGACTCCTAAAGACACTATTCATCTTGTCCCATGTCGCCAGGAACTTGTTTCTCGGAAGTCAGAGCTAAGGCGGTCTTGGACGGTGAGTTCGGAGGGAGACTGTGCAAGCGGTTCCAGCCGGGCTAGCTAAGGCTGTTCGGCTCGGCCAAGTCACAGCGCCTCTGGGGATCTGTTTTCTCAGGTATAAAGTGCACAGCGACATTCTTTTCTTAAGGCTGTGAGACAATCACTTGAGAGCCTGTGTGTGAGGAGTTCTCGACTCTGCCTGCGTCTCAAAACAACTTGAGGAATTAAAAAAGCCTGGGTTGCACCCCGTGCATTtagattcaattttttaaaaaaaagattctatttatttatttcacagagacacagcgagagagcgaacacaaggagggggagtttgagagggagaagcaggcttctcatggagcagggagcccgcccaGGCAATCCcacatgacctgaaccaaaggtgtaatgactgagcaacccaggtgcccctggattcaAGTGTTCTGGGGAAGGTCCCACGCCCCAGCATCAGTGGTTGTCAAAGTTCCCAGACAAGTCTCTTGTATAGGCCCTGCCAAGGACTGCATGGCTAATTAAGAAAGCAGCACTTCCCAGAACACGTTGAACGGGATCACCGGGGATCTTCCCAAAACGCAGAGTTGGGATTCAGTGGTGTGAGGCCTGGGACTCCGCATTTCTAACACACTCTAGAGGGCCTGCTGAGCTGCTCTCAACCACACTGAGTACTGCGAAGGGCTAAGTGGCCACAAAACAGACAGACAGTCATCTACTCTCTCCCCCGAAGGTCAACTTTTAGTGGTCATGGCATGAACTTCAATGAATGACTTTCCCTCCTTAAGAATACAGTGTCggaagggcgcctggatggcatttgggtaagtgtctgccttcagctcccggcatgatcccagggtcctgggatcgagccccgcatcgggatccccactcagtgggaagcctgcttctccctctccctaccctctgctcgtgttctctcttgctatcttcctctctctccaataaacacattaaaatctttttttttttttttttaagatttttatgtatttatcggAGGAGAGCAAAAATTAGAatacagaggcagagggagaagcagactcaccgccgagcaggaagtccaatgcggggctcaatcccaggaccctgggaccacgacctgagccgaaggcagacgcttcactgactgagccatccaggcgcccctcaaataaacttaaaaaaaaaaaatactcatagaAGACTATAGTGTGTGTAAGATTTTAAAGACCGAGCATAAAAGGGTGGTGCCCAGAGAAAGGGAACCGCTCCGGGTCTTGGTTCAAAGAGCACTCGCTGGCAGTCACAGGCACACCCACTTGCTATGGTACCACTGCTCCCCGCATTCGTTACAGATCAcgtaggtcatcatctcttcatcTGGATTTGAATTCCGCACCCAGCTTGGCAGGAAGAGCGTTCCCCGGGCCATCACGGTGACCTCGCAGTTGAACTTCTCACAGCGCCTGCACTTTATTTTCCCGGTCGGCGTGCCCCCCGCAGCTTGGGGAAGGTGGTGCTCCCGTAGGCCAGACTTCGTGTAGGAGGCTCTCAACTGCTTCAGCTCCTCGCTTGCCATCTCCAACGCCGTCATTTCAGCAAATTCTCTCGGAGACGTGGTCCCAGAGAGCAAGTTCTGTTGCAGGTGAGAATTGTGGGGGTTCTTCAGGTTGGCAACTTTGCTTCGAACGCAAGTTTTGTACTTTCTGAGGTTCTTCGAGTGAAGGGTAAAAAGGTGCCCTTCAATTTCTCTCGCCAAGTCTTGCCACACATCAGCCTTGGGCTGGTCCGCGCAAGCACTCGTTAGGGCTTCATAGAGGAGTTCTGTGCATCTGGCTCTCACAGGTGCGGCGGGGTCCGGCGGCTCCCCGAGATGCTCCCCTCTGGGCTCCATGTGACTCGTGCTATTCTCAGGCGCAAGCGTGTCCAGGGCTCCGGCCACACCGTGGCACGATGAATTAGAACTGGAGCCGCCTGACAGCTCATCCTGACTTGGGTCACGAGGAAGTCCaggcttttcttccattttgccgggagggagagatggagggctGTCCCCCGGTGAGAAGTGGAGATCCTTATGAAGCGCTCTCCATTCTGACAGCAAAcgcttggctttctttttcaacgcCACCGTAGGGCAGTTTCTGAGGACGTTGTACACCGCCCTGACCACAGCCGTCTCCTGGAGATGCTCTTTGGTCACCGGAAGAGTCTCCAGCTCAGCAAGGTGGTTGCCAAGATCCTCAAAATCCCTCTTAGACATCAGTTGCTCAATAAGGGAGGCTCTGGCAGCCACCTGCCTCTGCTCAGACATCCTTGCAGctgcaaagaaaagagaaaagaggtttctgttttttttaagctTGGGCTTGCCAACTGCAGCCTCCTGATGGGAGCAGAGCACTTTCTGCCCATCACCTACGTGGCATTTTCTGCAAGAGTTATGTAACACAAGTGGGCGGGACCTGTTAGCAAATGGAATCTGCGTTGTGGTCTGGTTCAGTTTCAAAAGGCTGAGTCTGGGttgttggaaaaaagaaaaaaaaaaaaaggcagtaccGCCACCAGGTTCCGCATTAACGGTTGCTTGGAGGAAGCTCGCGGGAAGAGCCCTAGAACTTCTTCCATCCCGAATTTTACAAACCAATGATCTTTCCAGATCCGGATCGGTCGGTTGCTTGGATCGACTCTGGTGGTCACGCTGAGCATGTAATCGCGCCAGGGTCAGCAACGACGGGTAAGTCAGAGCAAGGCTGGACTGTTCCCCCCACACTCAGCGATAGAGCTGAACTCCTTGCTGATTTTATCATCTTTAAGTGGTACCTTTTTGAATAACAGAATGAGAAACAGGGCAGTAAGGGGATGCTGTTTAATGTCCCAAGGAATGTGAAGAAATCGTAAGGCAGTAAGGTGGCAAGGCGGCCGGAAGCAGACCTGATGGGCTCCAGGAGTCCACGGGCACTATGCTGACATCAGAGCCTTCTGAAAAGCAGGATGAGGGTTCAGACTAAGTGACAAGTTATGGACAAGTTATGACTTTGGACCAGCTGGTCGCTAGGCCAGTTTGGTTCCATTaacttttttgtttaattttgagaTGCAAAACGTTGCTTGATGATTGTATCTGTGGGAATCCCATCCTGGACAGGTAAATGTTTATCTAACcaggctatttttctttttctttctttctttctttttttttttaaaaagattatttatttatttatttgacagacagagatcacacgtaggcagagaggcaggcagagagagagagaaagagagagagagagaggaagaagctctccgctgagcagagagcctgatgtggggcttgatcccagaaccccaggatcataacctgagccgaaggcagaggctttaacccaccaagccacccaggtcccccaggcTGTTTTTCTCCCCACATAATGTAAACAACCTTGCTACCTAATACCCCTGGATCTACACCTGCCCATCTGGCCTAAATATGGActtatgcatcttttttttctttttttaaaaagattttatttatttatttatttgacacagagaaaaaaagatcacaagtaggcagagaggcgggcagagagagagggggaagcaggctccctgctgggcagagaaccggatgtggggctcgatcccaggactctgagatcataacctgagctgaaggtagaggcttaacccactgagccacccaggcgcccctggacttaTGCATCTTAATGGCAGGGACCCGGTCTTTTAAAAAACTCACGGGCTTCCATTTCTTAGCATTTGATATTAAATGCTCATTGCTGGGGCGCCTAggcggctcagtaggttgagcgtctgactcttggtttccgctcaggtccaaatctcagggtcctgggatggagccctgtgacaggctctgcactcagcagggagtcagcttgagagtctccctctccctcccccactgccccaccccctgcccacacTCTCTCTAAGTAAGTAAAAGCTTAACAAATGTCCACCACTGAGCATACAGTCTAATAACACCGAAGCGAGCACAGAGAGGATCAATGCAGTCTCCCTAGAAACCATCTGACAAGTTCCACAAAATGCAGTGTCCTTTTCTTTTAGTGGGTGACTCGACTTTTATAAATTTACTTTAGGGAAACGAGAGATGTAGAAGCTGTTTGGGTAAGAATCTTCTTCCAACTCCGAAGAAACTGTGAGGTCCCAA
Above is a genomic segment from Neovison vison isolate M4711 chromosome X, ASM_NN_V1, whole genome shotgun sequence containing:
- the TCEANC gene encoding transcription elongation factor A N-terminal and central domain-containing protein; this translates as MNVDGTWSSRNARCLLLLRAARMSEQRQVAARASLIEQLMSKRDFEDLGNHLAELETLPVTKEHLQETAVVRAVYNVLRNCPTVALKKKAKRLLSEWRALHKDLHFSPGDSPPSLPPGKMEEKPGLPRDPSQDELSGGSSSNSSCHGVAGALDTLAPENSTSHMEPRGEHLGEPPDPAAPVRARCTELLYEALTSACADQPKADVWQDLAREIEGHLFTLHSKNLRKYKTCVRSKVANLKNPHNSHLQQNLLSGTTSPREFAEMTALEMASEELKQLRASYTKSGLREHHLPQAAGGTPTGKIKCRRCEKFNCEVTVMARGTLFLPSWVRNSNPDEEMMTYVICNECGEQWYHSKWVCL